The following coding sequences lie in one Cyanobacterium sp. Dongsha4 genomic window:
- a CDS encoding photosystem II protein, Psb35-related, giving the protein MAILITLFVIGWLAVSIIGTQAYFRGEQTKAIHERNWNSESFDQLAQSITGQETNYLVRVPAYYFDPRVTRRNS; this is encoded by the coding sequence ATGGCAATTTTAATCACTTTATTTGTAATTGGTTGGTTAGCAGTATCTATTATTGGTACTCAGGCTTATTTCCGAGGAGAACAAACTAAAGCTATTCATGAACGTAACTGGAACTCTGAATCTTTTGATCAGTTAGCACAATCCATTACAGGTCAAGAAACAAATTATTTAGTGAGAGTACCCGCGTACTATTTTGATCCTCGTGTAACTAGACGCAATAGCTAA